Proteins encoded in a region of the Bicyclus anynana chromosome 9, ilBicAnyn1.1, whole genome shotgun sequence genome:
- the LOC112043974 gene encoding sarcoplasmic reticulum histidine-rich calcium-binding protein-like produces the protein MRLVLVLVLIVAAHARRLPKKHVNPVEKPVDSLVEKQTEKIIDQIDAASEHNEKQKNNDQEDAVSEREREQKITDQRDDISEHETNQKISDQPDAASEHERKEAIIDQQDAVSEHETKQKINDQQDAASENESKQKNNDQQDAASEHETNQQISDHPDAASEHKRKEAIIDQQDAASEYKGKRKQKIIDQQDAASEHKRKRKQKLVDQQDGSFEHKRKRKQKRIDQQDAASEHRRKQKNYDQQDAASEHKKEPSQNGEFKRGGGREHHAHHLDEHEEKGHKAYQGAHHEEEGKKGHHDREQHKGEYDDHGGYKEEHHNADGHYNEHHRDEKGEKGQKYEEKGHYNKGHSTKGHHEVHKLDEFKKDKHFFHEDGDSGHEEHHGGFHEEHGHKKGGHFKKGHHDGGHHVHEHGEMGHHEKGGHHRVHKGHDDSAGHDEHHHHHRDHAKKEGLEHHKKHVYRQGH, from the coding sequence ATGAGGTTAGtgttagtattagttttaattgtcGCGGCACATGCGCGGAGGCTACCTAAAAAGCATGTGAATCCAGTAGAGAAGCCGGTAGACTCGCTGGTGGAGAAGCAAACCGAAAAAATAATCGACCAAATAGATGCTGCTTCGGAAcacaatgaaaaacaaaaaaataacgacCAGGAAGATGCTGTTTCTGAACGTGAGAGAGAACAAAAAATAACTGATCAGCGAGATGACATTTCTGAGCATGAGACAAATCAAAAAATAAGTGATCAGCCAGATGCCGCTTCTGAACATGAGAGGAAAGAAGCGATAATTGATCAGCAAGATGCCGTTTCTGAGCATgagacaaaacaaaaaattaatgatCAACAAGATGCCGCTTCTGAGAATgagtcaaaacaaaaaaataatgatcaGCAAGATGCCGCTTCTGAGCATGAGACAAATCAACAAATAAGTGATCACCCAGATGCCGCTTCTGAACATAAGAGAAAAGAAGCAATAATTGATCAGCAAGATGCCGCTTCTGAATATAAAGGAAAAcggaaacaaaaaataattgaccAGCAAGATGCCGCCTCTGAACATAAAAGAAAGCGAAAACAAAAACTAGTTGACCAGCAAGATGGCAGCTTTGAACACAAAAGAAAgcgaaaacaaaaaagaattgatCAACAAGATGCCGCTTCTGAACAcagaagaaaacaaaaaaattacgacCAGCAAGATGCCGCTTCTGAACATAAGAAAGAACCCAGTCAGAATGGTGAATTTAAAAGAGGTGGAGGCAGAGAGCATCACGCACATCATTTAGATGAACACGAAGAAAAAGGCCATAAAGCATATCAAGGTGCTCACCATGAAGAAGAAGGAAAAAAGGGTCATCACGATAGAGAACAACATAAGGGCGAATATGATGACCACGGTGGTTACAAGGAGGAACACCATAATGCTGACGGACATTATAATGAACACCACAGGGATGAAAAAGGTGAGAAAGGTCAAAAGTACGAAGAGAAGGGCCATTATAATAAAGGTCATTCCACAAAGGGACACCACGAGGTACATAAACTGGATGAGTTTAAGAAAGACAAACACTTTTTCCACGAAGATGGAGATTCTGGTCACGAGGAGCACCATGGTGGTTTCCATGAAGAACATGGCCACAAGAAGGGTGGTCACTTTAAGAAAGGCCATCACGACGGAGGGCATCATGTACATGAACATGGTGAGATGGGTCATCACGAGAAAGGAGGTCACCATCGTGTACACAAAGGACACGACGATTCCGCAGGACATGatgaacatcatcatcatcaccgcgACCACGCCAAGAAAGAGGGACTCGAACATCACAAGAAACACGTGTACAGACAAGGTCACTGA
- the LOC112043889 gene encoding histidine-rich glycoprotein-like: protein MRSALLCCVVLAAVAYASCREVPREKREADLEPAASDKGGKWDKGGGHEHHEHHHHDHGEKGHKGYKGHHHHEHGKKGHHHHEGHKGHHDEHGGHKKHHHHDDGHHHEHHHGEKGHKGHGHHEEGHYHKGHSTKGHHGVHKNDEFKKEKHFHDHHHEGGHHEHHGGHHEEHGHKKGGGHHKGHKHGGHHHHEHGKKGHHEKGGHHHDHKDHHDEGGHHEHHHHHHDHGKKGGHEDHKHWGYKKGHK, encoded by the coding sequence ATGAGGAGTGCATTGCTGTGCTGTGTCGTGCTGGCGGCGGTGGCGTACGCCAGCTGCCGGGAGGTGCCCCGGGAGAAGCGCGAGGCTGACCTGGAGCCGGCCGCGTCCGACAAGGGCGGCAAGTGGGACAAGGGTGGTGGCCACGAGCATCACGAGCACCACCACCACGACCACGGTGAGAAAGGGCACAAGGGCTACAAGGGCCACCATCACCACGAGCACGGCAAAAAGGGCCACCACCACCACGAAGGCCACAAAGGCCACCACGACGAGCACGGCGGCCACAAGAAGCACCACCACCACGACGACGGACACCATCACGAACATCACCACGGGGAAAAGGGTCACAAAGGGCACGGTCACCATGAGGAGGGACATTACCACAAAGGACACTCCACTAAAGGACATCATGGAGTGCACAAAAACGACGAATTCAAGAAGGAGAAACACTTCCACGACCACCATCACGAAGGCGGCCATCACGAACACCATGGAGGACACCACGAGGAGCACGGACACAAGAAGGGTGGCGGCCACCACAAAGGCCACAAGCACGGCGGACACCACCACCACGAACACGGCAAAAAGGGCCACCACGAGAAGGGAGGACACCATCACGACCACAAGGACCATCACGATGAGGGCGGTCATCacgagcatcatcatcatcaccatgatCACGGGAAGAAGGGCGGCCACGAGGACCACAAGCACTGGGGCTACAAGAAGGGACACAAATAA